The DNA segment CCCTTCTACTAAGGACAGAATAAAAAGAGCTTCAGCCCGTGGAGACTTGCTACCAACGGCTTCGAACAACCGCTCTATAATCTGCAAGTACTCCTCATAGATCTCGCCCACTAAATCGGCCACCAGTGGCTCAACCTCTGCCATGGCCCACAGTTGCGGCCAAAGTTTATCGGATTGCAGCGCGCTATCGATGGAGTCGTCAAGAATAAATTGGACAATATCATCAACGTTTGGCGTATCAACTTCACCCGCCACCAATTCAAAAGACTGGCGATATTCATCAGCAATATAACCCACCAAGGCCCGTAACATATCGTCCCGGGTTTTATAGTGGTATTGCAGAGCGCCTAGCTTTAGATCACTAGCGCGGGCCAAAGCTCGCATGGTCAGACTGCCATAGCCCTGCCCCGCAATAATCTCTATAGCTGCCTGCAATATCTGCTGTTTGCGTTCACTCATTGCTTTCTATTCCACCAGTTGACATGTCATTAGACATGGTAGAACATGTCATACGACATGCCAAGCCTATTTGCTGTCCAATTATACAGATAACCAAGGCCAGGATCTTTTTAAATTCTCCATGACAGGCATCAAACATGGGCGGCATGCCCAACATTATCCATAGGAATACTCATGCAGCAAAACGCTATCGCACACATTATCACGGATTCGGCACAACGCTTCGGCGACAAAACCGCTTTAATTATTGGGGATCAACGGTTCAGTTATGCTCGCCTTGAAGCGCTGTCTAATCAGGTCGCCAACAGCCTGATGGCCAGCGGGGTCTCAACGGGAGATCGAGTCACCCTCTATGGCGCCAACGCCTGGGAGTGGGTGGTGAGCTATTACGGTGTGTTAAAAACCGGCGCGGTAGTCAACCCCATCAATGTCATGCTAACGCCGGAAGAAGTGGAATTTGTGGTAGCCGACTGCGGCGCAAAAGCCATTATTGCGTCTAAAGAGAAAGGCTTGCCACTTATCGGTTTGGAAAGCCGTTCAACCGTAGAAAAATTAATTTTATACGGCGATGATATTCCGGCCGAAGCCATCGCCTTTGAGCAACTGATTGAGGGAGCCTCTGAGACTTTTACCAGTCCAGCCATAGACACCGACGCCCTTTCAACCATCTGCTACACCTCGGGTACCACCGGTAAACCCAAAGGCGCCATGTTGTCGCACAAGGCGGTGATTACCAATTTTATGATGACCGCCTTGATGCATGGCCGCTGTGAAAGCGATGTGTTCGTCACCGCTTTACCCTGCCCCCATGTCTACGGCAATGTGGTGATGAGCGGCTGTTTTCAAAGCGGCGGCACGCTAGTGCTGCATTCCACGTTTGATCCTGAGCAGATTCTTGAATCCATTGAAACGTACCGGGCGACGGTATTCGACGGCGTGCCCACCATGTATATGTATATGCTGGAGAGCCCCACGCTCGAACAGCGGGATTTATCCGCCATGCGCCTGTGCGCCGTTGGCGGTCAAGCAATGCCGCTAGCCAAGATGAAACAGGTTGAAACCAGATTTGCCTGTCCCCTCGTCGAGCTCTGGGGCATGACTGAGCTGGCAGGGCTAGGCACCACCTTCGCGCATAATGGCGATTATCGTCATGGCTCGATTGGTGTATCACTGCCTTACACTCAAGCAAAAATCATCAGCACTGAAGACCCAAGCGCTGAAATACCCAACGGTGAAATTGGCGAACTGTCTATCAAAGGCCCCATGGTTATGCAGGGTTACTTCGGTAACGAAGCAGGCACCCGGGAAGTATTAAGTGACGATGGCTGGCTGCGCACCGGTGATGTAGCCCGCATCGACGACAAGGGCTTTATCACCATTGTTGATCGCATCAAGGACATGATTCTTACCGCTGGCTACAACATTTACCCCGCCGAATTAGAGAACACGATAGCCGCTCATCCGGACGTCGCTTTAGTGGCCGTAGGCCCGATACCCGACGAGCTTAAAGGCGAACTGGCCAAGGCCTATATCGTATTAAAACAAGGGGCCAAACCAACCGGGGAAGAGATCATCAGCTTTTGCCGTGAACATCTTGCCGCCTACAAAGTCCCCCGTGCCGTCCAGTTTGTTGATGATGTGCCTAAAACATCGACCGGAAAAATTATGCGCCGCGAACTGATTGGTTTGCACGAAGCGCAGCAATAAATAAATAGATAAATAGATAAATAATTTAAAAGAGTCAGCAGGAGAACAGCATGATTGAATTCGATAGCCATTACGTAATGACCATTAATGGCAAAGCCGCTACCAACGACAGCACCCAGCCCGCTTTTAACCCTGCCACCAAACAGGAGATTGCACAGGTGCCCGATTGTTCAGAGGCGCAACTGGATACAGCCGTTGCTGCATCGAGACAAGCCTTCAAAACCTGGAGCGCTACACCGATAGCCGAACGACAGGCCATGATGGTCCAATTAGCCGACTTGCTGGAAGAGCACGCCGAAGAATTTATGGCGCTACTGACCAAAGAACAGGGCAAGCCTCGTGCCGGGGCGGAATGGGAAATTTTCGGCTCAGCCCTCTGGCTAAGAGAAATTGCCAAGCAAACATTGCCTGATGAAAACGTTGAAGAGACCGACGAGCGCAAAGTCGTTACACGCTTTACCCCACTGGGTGTGGTGGGTGCCATTGTGCCCTGGAACTTTCCTATGCTGCTGGCCGTTTGGAAAATTGCACCTGCATTGGCTGCGGGCTGTACGGTGGTTTTAAAACCCTCACCTTACACCCCCTTATGCAACCTGAAGTTTGTTGAACTTGCGCAACAAATTTTACCGCCAGGCGTGTTGAACTGTGTATCCGGCGGCAATGATCTCGGACGCTGGATGACAGCGCACCCCGATATCAACAAAATTGCCTTTACTGGCTCCACAGAAACCGGGCGCCATGTTTACCGCTCCGCCAGTGAAACCATCAAGCGTCTCACACTGGAATTAGGCGGCAATGACCCCGCTATTGTGATGCCTGATGTTGACGCCAAAGCCGTGGCGCCGCAATTATTCTGGGCAGCTTTTCAAAATAACGCTCAGTTTTGTAACGCTACCAAACGCCTCTATATTCATGAATCGGTTTATGACGAAGTGCGTGACGCCTTGATTGATTTTATCAACCAAGAAATCAAAGTGGGTGACGGCGCCGATGCTGACACCAGCCTTGGCCCCATTCAAAACTCGATGCAATACGAAAAGGTGCAAAACTATTTTGCCGACTGCCAAAATAATGGCCACGCTTTTGCCCTGGGTGGTGACATTGATACCACTGCGCCCGGTTGGTTTGTACCGGTAACGCTGGTTGATAATCCGCCGGAAGATTCTCGCATTGTTCAAGAAGAACCTTTCGGGCCTATTTTACCGCTATTAAAATGGTCCGATGAAAAAGACGTTATCGCCCGTGCCAACGATACTATTTATGGTCTGGGTGCATCTGTGTGGGGTGAAGATTTAGAGGCGGTGCAACGCGTTGGCTCACAACTTGAAGCTGGCACGGTATGGCTCAATGAAGTGCATCAATACTCACCTCACCAAGCCTTTGGTGGCCACAAACAATCAGGACTAGGCTGTGAAAACTCACTGCACGGCTTGATGGAATATACCAACTGGCAAACCACTACCCTGAACAAAACCGGGGTGAAGTCAGCATGAAGAAAAAAATTACTCGCAGAGATTTTCTCAATGGCGCTGCGATTGCTATTGCGGCGGGGGGCACACTATCGCCCAGTACTTTGCTGGCTTTAGAACAAGCTAAGCAATCTGCCTCCCCAACCGGGCCAGGTAAAGACTACTACCCCCCCACCCTCACAGGCATACGCGGTAGCCACAAAGGCTCTTTTGAAGTATCCCATCAACTGGCATGGGCTAATCAAAAGCCCGACCATTACCAGCCATTGAATGAAGAGTATGACCTGATTGTTGTCGGTGCCGGTATTAGCGGCCTCGCTGCGGCTTACTTTTATCGCCAGCAACACGGCGCCGATAAAAAGATTTTAATTGTAGATAACCACGATGACTTTGGCGGCCACGCCAAGCGTAATGAATTCCAACACGGTGATCGTACCCTGTTAGGCGTTGGCGGCAGCGTTAACCTGGAGGCCTACGCTTTCAGCGATACAGTAAACCGCGTATTGGAAGAGCTGGGCGTCGACCTCGACAAACTCAATGCGGCACGTGACCCCAATTACATTCTGTCAAATTTTAATGCTGATTCCGGCTATTTTCTCAATAAAAAATATTTCGGCCAGAATAAAATTGTGCAAGGAAACTGGGCGAAGCTATGGAGCGGTGATGAACAAGCGCTAGAACTGCTTAACGAGCTAGGCCTGCCCGCTGAACAGCAACAACGTTTGCGCGACCTGATCACGGGAGAGAAGGACCTACTCGATGACCTGTCTTTACTCGAAACAATAGACTACATCGCAGCCACCTCTTACGAGAAGTTTCTAGTTAGCCGAGCAGGACTCACGCAAGAAACGCTGATGTTGTTCGAACCTTTCAACAAAATATTAATGGGTGTAGGCACCGACTCGGTCTCCGTCGAAGAAGGCATATTACTCGGATACCCCGGTGCTAATAGCGTCGGTTACACCGGCCAGTTGGCTAATACGTTATTAAACTATGCTAAAGAAGATTTGAGATTCCCTATATTTCCCGACGGCAACGCCTCGATTGCCCGCTTGCTGGTGCGTAAACTGATTCCCGAGGTCGCCCCCGGCAACACCATGGAAGATATCATCGATGCACGCTTCGACTATAGCCAGCTTGATCGTAGCGGCTCAGCCGTGCGCATTCGCCTAAACAGCACAGCCGTTAATGTTAAAAACGTGAATGGCGGTGTTGAAATGTCTTATGTACAAAATGGCAAACCGTCCACACTAAAAGGCAAGCATAGTATCTTGGCCTGTTACAACGGTCTTATCCCGCACTTGTGCCCAGAGCTGCCAGAGAACCAAAAAGAAAATTTACAATACGGAGTAAAAGTACCGCTAGTAATGACCAACGTTTTACTGCGCAGCGGTAAAACGGTGAATGCATCGGGCCCCGCTCAGTATCATTGCCCCGGTAGCTATTTCGCCGTTGTCAGCAAAGCTCCGCCTGTTAACCTTGGAAATTACCAAGATAACAGCGAAGGCAGCAATCCCTTGGTGCTGTGGATGTGCCATGCACCCGCACCCCGCAACAACGGCGAGCAGAACACCCGAGATTTATTCCGCCTGGGGCGTCACAGCCTTTACCGCACCTCCTTCGACACCTATGAACAAGAAGTAAAACAACAACTGACGGCCATGTTCGGCGCCAACGGCTTTGATGCCGATCGCGATATCGAAGCCATCACCGTCAATCGCTGGTCCCACGGTTACGCTTACAGCTACAGCACACTGTTTGATCCTGACTGGGAAGAGGGAAAAACGCCTCATGAATTGGGCCGGGCACCGATAGGCCGTATCAGCATCGCCAACTCCGACTCTGAAGCTTCCGCCTCTGTTCAAGCGGCTATCGATACGGCTGAACGCGCGGTTGGCGAACTCAACCAGGCCAATAAATCCAAAGACTCAAATACATTAAGTTCAAAACCGTAGCAAAGGAAAATTTAATGAGCCTTTTAAGACTATTAAGACTATTAACAACGACATTAGCCATTATCTTATTACCGATAGTGACACAAGCCGACGAGAAGCTGAATCAAGATGAGTTAAAAGCACTGCTTATCGATAGCACTATTATTGGAACCTTTAAGTGGGGTTTTCTTAAATTTGACTTCAATGAATATTATTCTGAGAACAATAAAATTATAGGTCAGGACGATGATGGTGAATACACAGGCAGCTATCAAATACATGAAGAGGGTTGCTTTAACATAAAATACGATGATGAAAACACCAGCGCCAATGGCTGTTATTACTATCAAGCCAAAGGTGATCAATATCTGATTACAGCACCCACTGGCGATGAGGTATTAGTGACCGTAAAAAAAGGCAAACACCTGAATTTAGGGAAATAACGGAACAAGGGTTAACAATAACACACCAACCATTCTCCGCTTTGGATGACAAAAAGAATACTTACAAAGCCTGGAATGAGACAGAAAGCTAACAGAAGGAAAAAGCTTTATGCTTGCTGATCCCAACGGGTTGTCGCTACTGCCGGCCGGCGTCACCATCGTTACCGCTATCCTTTCCCGGCGACCTATCGAATCCCTGTTGGCCGGCGTATTTGCCGGCCTGTTGTTACTGGAGCCAACAACGGCGCTGGCTAACTTTTCCTCCATCCTGCTGGAGGTGATGATGGATGAAACCATCGCCTGGGTAATTATTGTCTGCGGGCTAATGGGTAGCCTGATTGCGCTGCTAATGCGAGTAGGCGCTGCCGACGCCTTCAGCCAAGTCATTGCCTCGAAGGCCAAGGACAGGCACAGCGCCCTTTTGTACACCTGGCTACTGGGCCTGGTGATATTTATTGACGATTACCTCAACGCCCTGGCAGTAGGCTCGGCGATGCGAAAGGTGACCGACAAGTTTCGAGTTTCTCGGGAAATGCTGGCCTACGTCGTCGACACCACCGCTGCACCCATCTGCCTGTTGATACCGGTGTCCACCTGGGCTGTGTTTTTTGCTGGCATACTGGAGACCTCCGATGTCGCCGCACCCGGGGAAGGTATTGCCCTGTACGTCAGCTCCATTCCTTATATGCTATACCCCTTGATCGCCGTATTGATGGTACCGCTGGTAGCCACCGGACGTATTCCTGCGCTGGGTATGATGAAATCCGCAGAGGAGAAAACGGCACTAAACGACAACCAGCCACACCCGGATGAGTTGGCAGAAGCCGTCAGCGAACACGCTGGTCGGGTCAGGGTCTACCACTTTCTGCTACCCCTCGCTGCCCTGATAGGGTTTAGCCTCTGGTATGATCTGGATGTGCAGATTGGCGTACTTATGGCAGTCGTGGTAACCATCGTGCTGTTTGGCCTGCAGCGTTTAATGGCCTGGACCGAAATGTTTGATGCCGTGCTCGAGGGTATCAAGATTATGGTACCGGCATTGTCTATCGTGGTGATTGCCTTTATGTTTAAAGAGATCAACGACCAGCTGGGCCTCGCTACCTTCGTGATCAATAATGTAACACCCTATATGACCCCCACCCTGTTACCCTTGGTGGTATTTATTACCATGTCGATTATCTCCTTCGCTACCGGCTCCAGCTGGGGCGTATTCGCGATCGCCATCCCGGTGATCTTACCGCTGGCTGACAGCGTCGGTGTTAGCACGCCACTGGCCATCGGTGCCCTGATGTCCGCCAGCGCCTTTGGCAGTCACGCCTGCCTATACTCCGATGCAACGGTTCTTGCCGCCCAGGGCAGCGGCTGTGGCGTAATGCAACACGCCCTGACACAGCTTCCCTATGCATTGATTGCCGCTGTTTTAGCCGGTATTGGACTGACGATTATCGCTGCAACATAAGTGAGAATACAGGTAACAGACGCCATGACGACACTGACTTTTCAAGACCCCACACTGTTACAGACCAGTGCCTGCATTAACGGCAAAGGGTAAACGCTACATCTAAAACTCAAGGGTTTAGGTCATTTATGTGCAGGTTGGTGGTGACCATAAAATGGATTGTTTGATTCTATCTATGCAATTTTTAATGACTATTTTTTTCAACCCTCAAAAAAGTGTCATTAAAATCGGCATCAATCGGTGTTATATCTCTTTGTTTTTTTAGTCTTTTTATCTGCAAAGAATACCAATTAAGACCAAAAGTCATTCCTGAGTACCTTCTGAGACCACTCAGCTTCACAACACTCCTAAGGGACAGGCCGCAGGTTCGACTCCTGCAGGGCGGGCCAATTGTTGGGCCGAACCAAGGCGGCGAACAGGTTCGAGCCGGAGCTTACGCAGTAAGCGTAGACAACGCCCGTTTTTTAGGGCGGCCCTTTAGGGTGAGAGCAGCGAATACAAATTGCATCGCCATTTGCTCCGAGTAGCTTGCTGCGAAGCCCGACCCCGGGGCTGTTGTTATTTCTGCAGGGCGACCATCGTTTAATCACCCGGATTATTTGGCCCTGGTAGGCGCATCATCAGCCGTCGTCATCATCATGCCCGGCGTCATGACTTGTGTGGCTAAAGACTTTAAATAAGACACCGTGGCAATATGGCAGTAAGTTTGCCCTCTAAGGCTATTGGGCAAAGGCCAGAACAACAGGTTTTCCCAATCCGTTTGTAATCCTGGTGTATTGATATGTACTCTGCCGCTGTCGTCCTGATAACTTAAGGGAAAGCTGGCCAGATAGCTGCGGCCCGTCACAAAAGGTTCATTGTCTTCAATCACAAACGCTTTAGCGCGAACGGCGGCTTCCGTTAAACCGGCCTGGCTTAACTCTGCAACAGCCTGAGCTTGAGCCAAGCGGGTGATGTGGGGGCAGTATTTTTGCTGGCCGGCCGCCTTCTCACCATATTCCGCTCTTAGATGGTCGGCGGTTTTAACCTTGCAGGACACCATTATGGGCTGGCGCTGGTGATAGCTAACAACCTGATAGATGCTTAGGGGCCTGGGGACAGGTTTTGAATGACGGTACTCAGGCATATCATCAAAAATAACGTTGCTGCTGCTAAGGGTAGTGTCGGCCAGAATAGCTTGCACCGCCGAACAAAAAGCCTGACTAGTCGGTTCAGGCAAGGTCACAGTGCTTGCAGCAACGTTGCTTGCCGAGAAAAACAGCAATAGCGCCAGTAGGTTTATAATCATAGGAAGCAGAGCCCGCACATTATCTTATTATTCAATGGGGAGTCACTTCCCCTGCAGAGGCTATCATAACCCACACAGATACCCCCTAATACGCTAGTACCCGGAATTTCCTAAAATTTTTACAGGTGTTGCCCAGATGGTTTATGCGGTATGAGACAGTTTATTAGCTCTAGAGATCACCATAGCTATAAAATCCTCAGTAGGCATTGGTTTGGAGTAATAGTAACCCTGAAATATGTTGCAGCCGGATTGCTTAAGGTAAAAGGCTTGCTCAGCGGTTTCAACACCTTCCGCAACCGTGGTCATCCCAAAAACCCTACAGACATAGAGTACCGCTTTTAAAATCGCTGTACTGGATGTGTCTTCCGGTAACTGGCTAACAAAACTACGATCGATCTTAACAATATCCACGGGCATGGTGGACAAATAGGACAGTGATGAATAGCCGGTGCCAAAATCATCCAACGCAATCGGGCCAAGCTGGGTTAATTGCTGCATAGTGGCTATCACTTTTTTATTATTTAATGCCGATACGGATTCGGTAATTTCAAAATGAATCTCCCCAGGTGCGATATTATACTTGGCCAGTATTCGCGCCACCTGCGGGACAAAATCCTCTTGGGAGAATTGTATAGCACTGACATTAACACTGAGGGGGATAGGAAAACCCTCGGTCAAATAAGGCTTTAACTGCTGAATCAGCGCACAGCATTTTTCAATCACCAGATAGCCCACATGGACCACCATTCCGGAACGTTCCATCACATCGATAAAGTCGCCGGGGTAAATAATATCACCG comes from the Oceanicoccus sagamiensis genome and includes:
- a CDS encoding TetR/AcrR family transcriptional regulator, which gives rise to MSERKQQILQAAIEIIAGQGYGSLTMRALARASDLKLGALQYHYKTRDDMLRALVGYIADEYRQSFELVAGEVDTPNVDDIVQFILDDSIDSALQSDKLWPQLWAMAEVEPLVADLVGEIYEEYLQIIERLFEAVGSKSPRAEALFILSLVEGTTLFVGSGRPWQAEKETVREAVVDYVQSRFNPGSKKALK
- a CDS encoding class I adenylate-forming enzyme family protein gives rise to the protein MQQNAIAHIITDSAQRFGDKTALIIGDQRFSYARLEALSNQVANSLMASGVSTGDRVTLYGANAWEWVVSYYGVLKTGAVVNPINVMLTPEEVEFVVADCGAKAIIASKEKGLPLIGLESRSTVEKLILYGDDIPAEAIAFEQLIEGASETFTSPAIDTDALSTICYTSGTTGKPKGAMLSHKAVITNFMMTALMHGRCESDVFVTALPCPHVYGNVVMSGCFQSGGTLVLHSTFDPEQILESIETYRATVFDGVPTMYMYMLESPTLEQRDLSAMRLCAVGGQAMPLAKMKQVETRFACPLVELWGMTELAGLGTTFAHNGDYRHGSIGVSLPYTQAKIISTEDPSAEIPNGEIGELSIKGPMVMQGYFGNEAGTREVLSDDGWLRTGDVARIDDKGFITIVDRIKDMILTAGYNIYPAELENTIAAHPDVALVAVGPIPDELKGELAKAYIVLKQGAKPTGEEIISFCREHLAAYKVPRAVQFVDDVPKTSTGKIMRRELIGLHEAQQ
- a CDS encoding aldehyde dehydrogenase family protein gives rise to the protein MIEFDSHYVMTINGKAATNDSTQPAFNPATKQEIAQVPDCSEAQLDTAVAASRQAFKTWSATPIAERQAMMVQLADLLEEHAEEFMALLTKEQGKPRAGAEWEIFGSALWLREIAKQTLPDENVEETDERKVVTRFTPLGVVGAIVPWNFPMLLAVWKIAPALAAGCTVVLKPSPYTPLCNLKFVELAQQILPPGVLNCVSGGNDLGRWMTAHPDINKIAFTGSTETGRHVYRSASETIKRLTLELGGNDPAIVMPDVDAKAVAPQLFWAAFQNNAQFCNATKRLYIHESVYDEVRDALIDFINQEIKVGDGADADTSLGPIQNSMQYEKVQNYFADCQNNGHAFALGGDIDTTAPGWFVPVTLVDNPPEDSRIVQEEPFGPILPLLKWSDEKDVIARANDTIYGLGASVWGEDLEAVQRVGSQLEAGTVWLNEVHQYSPHQAFGGHKQSGLGCENSLHGLMEYTNWQTTTLNKTGVKSA
- a CDS encoding NAD(P)-binding protein; this translates as MKKKITRRDFLNGAAIAIAAGGTLSPSTLLALEQAKQSASPTGPGKDYYPPTLTGIRGSHKGSFEVSHQLAWANQKPDHYQPLNEEYDLIVVGAGISGLAAAYFYRQQHGADKKILIVDNHDDFGGHAKRNEFQHGDRTLLGVGGSVNLEAYAFSDTVNRVLEELGVDLDKLNAARDPNYILSNFNADSGYFLNKKYFGQNKIVQGNWAKLWSGDEQALELLNELGLPAEQQQRLRDLITGEKDLLDDLSLLETIDYIAATSYEKFLVSRAGLTQETLMLFEPFNKILMGVGTDSVSVEEGILLGYPGANSVGYTGQLANTLLNYAKEDLRFPIFPDGNASIARLLVRKLIPEVAPGNTMEDIIDARFDYSQLDRSGSAVRIRLNSTAVNVKNVNGGVEMSYVQNGKPSTLKGKHSILACYNGLIPHLCPELPENQKENLQYGVKVPLVMTNVLLRSGKTVNASGPAQYHCPGSYFAVVSKAPPVNLGNYQDNSEGSNPLVLWMCHAPAPRNNGEQNTRDLFRLGRHSLYRTSFDTYEQEVKQQLTAMFGANGFDADRDIEAITVNRWSHGYAYSYSTLFDPDWEEGKTPHELGRAPIGRISIANSDSEASASVQAAIDTAERAVGELNQANKSKDSNTLSSKP
- a CDS encoding Na+/H+ antiporter NhaC family protein, with translation MLADPNGLSLLPAGVTIVTAILSRRPIESLLAGVFAGLLLLEPTTALANFSSILLEVMMDETIAWVIIVCGLMGSLIALLMRVGAADAFSQVIASKAKDRHSALLYTWLLGLVIFIDDYLNALAVGSAMRKVTDKFRVSREMLAYVVDTTAAPICLLIPVSTWAVFFAGILETSDVAAPGEGIALYVSSIPYMLYPLIAVLMVPLVATGRIPALGMMKSAEEKTALNDNQPHPDELAEAVSEHAGRVRVYHFLLPLAALIGFSLWYDLDVQIGVLMAVVVTIVLFGLQRLMAWTEMFDAVLEGIKIMVPALSIVVIAFMFKEINDQLGLATFVINNVTPYMTPTLLPLVVFITMSIISFATGSSWGVFAIAIPVILPLADSVGVSTPLAIGALMSASAFGSHACLYSDATVLAAQGSGCGVMQHALTQLPYALIAAVLAGIGLTIIAAT
- a CDS encoding EAL domain-containing protein; this translates as MLRIINSDGDIIYPGDFIDVMERSGMVVHVGYLVIEKCCALIQQLKPYLTEGFPIPLSVNVSAIQFSQEDFVPQVARILAKYNIAPGEIHFEITESVSALNNKKVIATMQQLTQLGPIALDDFGTGYSSLSYLSTMPVDIVKIDRSFVSQLPEDTSSTAILKAVLYVCRVFGMTTVAEGVETAEQAFYLKQSGCNIFQGYYYSKPMPTEDFIAMVISRANKLSHTA